AGAATTTGATGTTGATTTATCCTTCAATAAGCCATACAAGTATTGCTGAGTAAAGTAAGATTCTCTATAGTAATTTTCCCACAATAGAAGTGGATGTCATTCGATTTTGCAATGCCATAGGATTTATTGGAAACCTTTTTGCTAGTTCTGGATTGAAAATTTCTTAGCCTCTCAAAAAACTACACTAAAACGAACCTTCTTTGCTTgtttttttggccatttttgctGGAAATCTAGTTTAGCAGAGGCTGCTCTCCAGTCTGCTGATACTACAAAATTTGCTGTCAGCTCTGGATAACTTTGACCCCGATTGATTTGTATTTGGATTTACAAACTCTTGCAATGACCAATTTTGTTGGAAGACTGGTTTATGGATGAGCTTACTTTACATGCGTATGTGATCTGTGCACTTTTTACAGCCTCAGTGATGTTTTCTTTGATGTCTGATCAGTTCGTACTATAGTCTAGTTTCATATGTACAGCCTTGCGTTGCCAAAACTTAGTGATTCTTCCATGGTTTAATTCCCATTGGAAGTTCTCTCTTATGCAATAGTCATTTTTGCTGTTTCCCTTAATTCTTACATTTTGCAACCATTGGAGATTCCATTCGAACTTTTATATCAGAAGCGCTGAATGCCTATTAaccttgatttttttatttataatttctaGTTGGGCACAATATCCAATTTGCTTGTGTTGTCTTCACAAATTTGTTTCGATTTGGGTGTTTGAACTGAATTTTGTATAATACCATGAGTATTGTTTCTTTGACCTAAAAGATTACATACTCGACTGATGCTGCTTCACGACTCTCGTAATGATGATGGAATCAAAAGCTTCTTCCAAGAGGTTCATGAGCTATATATTAAGGTATAAAAGTCTTCTTCGTAGTATATATAATGCCACTTTGTCCAGCTTGGATGCTACTATAGTTCTAGATCCTAATTTATATCTGCATACTGTTCTCCTGTTGGCAATTATTTAATgcaaatgaaacaaaaatgGTGATTCACCAATCAAGTTCAATGTACTTGCCCAGAATGAGAATTATTAGTGGTTTGGGAATCATCAGTTTGCTTGTTGAAATGTAATCTGTCATGTTTTGACCTTTGAGTTTATAAGATTGTGTACAATCTCACTGTCATGGTTGTTCGCCATTTGTCCAGTTTGAATCTATTTACTGATTTTTAGCCTTCAAAACAGTGTTTTTGACCTTCATGGATGCCCATATGCTGGTCTGTTGTTGACACAGGGCAAGAAATTAATGGAACTTGAATTCAATTTCACAAACTAAGGATGCAGCCTTTACACTGAGCTCAAATGCTGTGGTCTCTTTCCTTTTCTAGAGTTCTTATCCAAGAATCCTAACCAGTGCCTTTCCTACCCTCCTAAACTCGATCTGTTTGCATACTGTTTTTACAACACAATGAACGGACAAGATTACAATATTGTGGGTGCTATGTGCATGCTCATGCGTtttgcacacacacacacagacagACAGATTTGGTTTACTTTTTAGTTGAAGGATTGCAGATTATGATGGCTCTGCAGCAGGTATTTTCATATTGGTACTTTGAGTTCAAGTTTATCCATGAATTATAAGTGTAGGTCATGTGAGGAATAGCTGATGTACTTATGTAGATATGTTCTGAGAGAAGGGAAAAGGAAAGTTCAGAGGGCAAAACAGTTTGAAACTTGCAAACTTCTGCTCACATTCAAATTCATGTGCAACTTCAACTGGAAAAAaggggggaaggaagaagaagcatATTTTAGGTACTCAAGGGCAAAACAGGTTGACTCTACTAGAAGATTTTCCAAAACCCGTAAGGACCTATTGAGAGTGCTAACCCTGTAAGGCCTGATTTGTGGCATCAAGAAATAAGAAGCTTCAAAATTCTAGATTGAAAAGTTTTACTACCTGTCAATTGCAATGCATGCCCTAGTTTTCCTCTCCTGAGCTGGTGAACATACACTACGTGGAAATCAAAACTTAATACAGGCTGGAAAGTCAAAAAATGGAGCTTTTGAAACAAAAAGTTTTCTACCTATAAATGATGGTTCAGCCCCTATCCGTTGTAGTTGTGTTGTCTGCATCCATACACTTGGAAACAGTGGAAGTAGCTGAAATTATAATCGAACAAAATAAAGTCGTAGTTATTTGCAATATTTTATTGTAATGTACTTTAATTGGGAAATCTTTGTTGCAAGAAGCTGCCTGGAGGCCAAATGCTTgcatgtggttttttttttttttggtgcttgCTGTGCTGTGCTGAACTACTCTGTCACTGTGTAGAGACCAAGTTGTTTTTCTAGTAACACCAATAGCTGAATATGTTAAAAGACTTGTATAGGCACTCAACATATCTGATTTTCTCATGCTGTAAAAGCATACATCTTGCTACTTTTTGATGAATTTTCGGCATTATTTTGTCTTCAGAGTTTTGTATGTCTCATGAACTTATAGATGGCACATGTAAAAATTTCAGACTCTCCTTAATCCACTTTATCTACCTGGATCTCGCATCACATCATCCCATTTTGATACAAAAGTTAGAGCCCTAGCGAGAAAGTACCTTTGAAGCTGTGTTCATGGGTTGGAGGCAAAATTTACCAGAGTTTCTTGCTCCAGAAGAGAAGGTTTTGGTTTTAAAGTTTCTTTGTGCATCTGAGAATCTAAagccaattttttcttttgtagctAAAATGATTGATATCTTAGATGTCTATTGTAGCCAATGACAACATTGAAATATCTAAACTTTTGCTTACGTTAGTTCATGTTTGTTTTAGTAAACCTATGTATCAGCAGCCTAAAGCTTTCTGTTTGTTCAAACTATCAGCAACTCAAAGCACTTTCCGATAATAAGACACTGGAGCAAtgcttggttttcttttttatgtctTCCTCAAGCCCGTGTCCACGCAAGCTGCAGGGGATAAAAAGGGGACAAGGTGTCTGCAGATTTTTGATGTATCGCCCTTGCGGACTTGGTTGTAGGAATGCATAACTTGTATAATTTCCATACATGGTGGAAAAAGTATGGTAACTTAATTTAGCTTAAATGATTGACTGGTGGATTAATCCACGAAAATATTGATCTTATTCCTTGGCCAACATGGTATATGTTCTGctacaggttttttttttttaaattaaattttttggttTCGAGGGAGCTGAACTGTTGATCTGGGTACTGGGAATTAGAAATAGAATGGTGCGATGCATTCGAGAGTAGCTGTCTCCCAAATAAAGTAGTGTTTATGCAGGATTGAGGAGTCATTTCCCTGTTCTCTATCTCTCtgtgttttgttattatttcttttttgttttttctttctctgcTTGCAGAAAGTAGCTGGTATTCTTGAATCCTTGGGATCTACCCGCTGTGACTTTGTTTGCTGAAGGAGAGATCTAAAGTCCGAACTTGACGAAGTGAACCTATCTGCGTTTCACACTTGCAGTTGCTTCATTATACAACAAATTAAATGTACAGAAGATAACTGGGGCCACTTTGAACTAACGATATTGATATTCAGCTATGTTGCATGAATTAAGCAGTTGCCGTACATGTTTCTAGTGCGATGTGGCAAAGCAACTTCAGAAGACCGCCGTCACCTCTTTGACAAAATTTAGTGATCAACAATGGTGTTGGGACATTTGTTCGTCACAAAGGTACTGTGGCCAGCCTTTCCTTGTCAATCGAGATGTTTTAATcgctaaaaagaaaaataaatttggaaTGCCGAAAAGTTTTAATCTCACACAAGTCCCAACTGTTAGGTACAGCATTAACACACTATCATCATCATTGCACTTTTATCGGTACACGCATCCAACTGCAAGCAACCATTTAATTTGCAATTATTTGTAAAACGGAGATCAATTTTCCTTGAAATCTTTTAGACCTCGGATTTATTGCCCCACAACCACAAGACCTTTGCAAATTTGAAATAGTAGTAGCTTTTTACTGTTGCATTTCTAGGTCTTGATCCCATTAAGACAAAAGGATCTAGAGCTTACCCGCTAAAAGAATCCACCAGAAACTTCCGATTCAGCACTTTCTGACCATTAATGAAAACGAATCAATTAAGAAATAATTGCAGTCATAGAAGGAGGTCTGACTCTTAGATATTTTGAGGGCCTGTTTGACAaacaaaattttgaccaaacttatcttttataagttttttaacaactttaattacaataatataaaaaaattcctcaaaatttttaaaatatacatttcaaaatattcaaaaattttgtctATAACTTTTACaataaattatagtaaaattttaaacaaatacCTAAAACACTCATCTGCTAAACACAGGCCAAGTTTCAAAAGGAAACAGATGACAACAATAATTATGGTGGAGTATTATTAATAATCTATCTTTATTCTCTCATCTCCTCAAGATCAAGAGTCAACCGGGAGGTGGTGGTAATCTATGCAATTGGTCTACCCTTTTACAAAGCGTGCCTAAAATTTCCTGTAAATCATCCTTAGTTTACGAAATAGTAGTTAACGTACTTGAGAGTTGACACTAACAGCGTGCCTAAAATTTCCCGGCGTGCTAAAATTGACTGCTTCATATGGTTCTTGGTTGTGGGAAATCTTTGGCATAATGATGTACAGTTGGAAAAACTATgcacttgttttaatacttggATTTATTTTTGTACACGGCAATTCacaacccagaaaaaaaaagaaaaaaagaattgtAGATGGAAAGAAGTCGCTACGTAATCTGTGAATCTTGACTGACTTTTATTGTAGTTTATTGCAAGTTCAATTCAAAAGGATACATGACAATTCAGCggctttttttttatatatataattttttcacAAGCTTCTTAAAGcaagtttaaaaaaatatctGATGAGGGAATCGCTTCTAGAACTTGGGTTGCCTGAAATTCGTGGCAAATCCTCATTCTAATTTCTAAGTGTACATAAAAAGGTCAGCTTCGGCAGTTCGTATTGTTTGACCACTTCACAATTGCTccagaaaagtaaataaataaacacacacacaagcCCAATAGTTTGAAACTAATTTAGACTAATCAGGAAAAATGCGTTAAAAGTTGTTTTCCGGCGTACGGTGGTCAATTTGCGGTACTTGTTGAGATGGGAATTACAATAATatgataaaagtaaaagcaGATTTTTAGGgcttcacaaatttcttttgttccttttcaaaatcaaaataagagAACGAAAAATCAGGACCGTGCCCATGTTCCCTTTATAGAGTTGCATTACTACGTGCTTTCTGTTGATGGGCCAAACTTacaggctttgtttggattgcatttttttggatttgtttatagaaaaattactgcAGCGATTGATAtagaattaatctttcctacattgacagtgtatacactatcagcgtcgggtgaatgacaactatgcacaatttgaatttaaaatttaatttttgcatacatgtcatgaatctaacgatgataatgtatataccgtcagtgtaggaaagatttactctttgatatatgtaagataaaaagatggttgaaaaatgtgttcatgaAATAAGTGACAATTTTTCTTTACAATGTTAATTGCTTTCCAAACAAAGCCTTAACATCCTTAATTTTTAAAGTCGCTAAACCAAAACATTCTCGACAACATATTCATTATTTATTCATATGTTAATTTTGTGCTTGTATCTACCGCTATTTTCCTCCCGAACGAGCAGTTTTAACTTTTCCGCATCATTTCTTCGTTTTCTTTTCATGTTGGCAGGACATTGTCCTCATTTTCTCTTAAACGTCTTGGAGAAATAGTGAGCGCTACATATGTTAGCACTTAGGAATGATTTTGAGTATTGCATTTGTAGTCTTGTAGACAGCAGTGTGTTAGGCCGATAAAGAGAGCTTCCTTGAAAATCTCATTCCCTAATAAAGCAGGGACAGCACTACTATACTTGCTGCTGATAAGCCGAAAATGAGCCCAGAGTCAACAGTCAACACTGGACAGCGGGGTTACCAGTATAAATGTAAAAACATTAGACAGACAAAATGTCCCGTCTCCCCCTCCAACCCTCCGTAACAAAGCACCGATCACTTCCAACTAATTAGTAATTAGTGCCCCATGGGTGAAAGGGATCAGGTTAGGCCGCTAGCTCCAGCCTCAGAAAGACAAATCAGCGATGATGAAGAGGCCACCTCGTACTTCAAAGGAGCCAGCAAAAAAAGATGCATCAAGTGCTGTGGATTCATTTCTGCTCTCCTCCTCCTTCAAGCTGTAGTGGTCATAGTCT
This portion of the Coffea arabica cultivar ET-39 chromosome 2e, Coffea Arabica ET-39 HiFi, whole genome shotgun sequence genome encodes:
- the LOC113733245 gene encoding transport protein particle 20 kDa subunit-like isoform X3 encodes the protein MANTACFMIVSKNDIPIYEAEVGAAPRKEDAAHQHQFILHAALDIVQDLAWTTSAILHTRLMLLHDSRNDDGIKSFFQEVHELYIKTLLNPLYLPGSRITSSHFDTKVRALARKYL